Proteins from one Anopheles nili chromosome 2, idAnoNiliSN_F5_01, whole genome shotgun sequence genomic window:
- the LOC128731087 gene encoding insulin-like growth factor-binding protein complex acid labile subunit translates to MKVPRAGLNMDVVVLALGVLTAVVGAVSYCPNRCICDDEKLHVTCGEGELDVLPIALNPSIGRLVIKFNRIKSIDSSIQFYTELTMLDLSYNHLLSIPERIFMYQKKLLQLHLNNNKLGAVTNRTFGGLDELRVLNLRGNFIDEVGREMFKALQKLEELNLGQNRIATLHASAFEGLANLRVLYLDDNSISTIPTLSLTPLKGLAELYLGTNSLFKVLPGAFEGLTQLRRLDIHGSMLVNITTETFRGLENIRSLDISDNHLLKVPTVQLSALRRLEDLTIGQNDFEVIPEGAFFGLANLKSLDISGALNLRQIQSGAFSANPNLESITIASNKELQELDEGAFAGLPHIRKVSLRDNKITTFHEELLPWKHLVEFDLTENPLVCDCNVLWLRNLLQRQSPDAQENAQVVCSGPDRLHGELLRELTPDLLGCQHLQSKERAIFGAIIVASAASVTTLVLIVYRLRHRILDLLRRMGWGGSNKRATLHEEKDVEVQKSLGEVEYHQPHCNIYTYNYHPAYRNYQHPFGGQYTLPYPHYQSHGTASGSGSGHAGSATLQQQQQQQQSQQHHLHQQQQQSVNSIVAVSGVYGGQQLSHHHPHQQPPLPQTPKGTLSTSSSTTSSSTSSSALSSSGSTVSGASALTQSSTIYSPQYAHHIYEVPKNVSDT, encoded by the coding sequence ATGAAGGTGCCCCGGGCAGGACTCAACATGGACGTAGTGGTGCTGGCACTTGGCGTGCTGACTGCAGTCGTTGGTGCCGTCTCGTACTGCCCAAACCGGTGCATCTGTGATGATGAGAAGCTGCACGTGACGTGTGGTGAAGGTGAACTGGACGTGCTGCCGATCGCGTTGAACCcctcgatcggtcggttggtgaTCAAGTTCAACCGCATCAAATCGATCGACTCGTCGATACAGTTCTACACCGAGCTGACGATGCTTGATCTGAGCTACAACCATCTGCTCAGCATCCCGGAGCGGATCTTTATGTACCAGAAGAAACTGCTGCAGTTGCAtctgaacaacaacaagctcGGTGCCGTCACGAATCGCACGTTCGGTGGACTGGACGAGCTGCGGGTGTTGAATCTACGCGGGAACTTCATCGATGAGGTCGGACGGGAGATGTTTAAGGCGCTTCAGAAGCTGGAAGAGCTAAATCTTGGCCAGAATCGGATCGCAACGCTGCATGCGAGTGCATTCGAGGGATTAGCTAACCTTCGGGTGCTCTATCTCGACGATAACTCGATCAGCACCATCCCAACGTTGTCCCTAACGCCTCTAAAGGGTCTAGCAGAGCTTTACCTCGGTACGAACTCGCTCTTCAAGGTGTTGCCGGGTGCGTTCGAAGGTCTAACGCAGTTACGTCGCCTCGACATCCACGGTTCGATGCTGGTAAACATCACGACCGAAACGTTCCGTGGTCTCGAGAACATCCGCTCACTCGACATCTCCGACAACCACCTGCTAAAGGTGCCCACGGTGCAGTTGAGCGCGTTGCGACGCCTCGAGGACCTCACCATCGGCCAGAACGACTTCGAAGTCATCCCCGAGGGTGCCTTCTTTGGGCTGGCAAACCTTAAATCCCTGGACATCTCAGGCGCGCTAAACCTCCGCCAGATCCAGTCCGGTGCATTCTCAGCCAACCCGAACCTGGAATCGATCACGATCGCATCGAACAAGGAACTGCAGGAGCTCGACGAGGGTGCCTTCGCTGGATTGCCCCACATCCGGAAGGTTTCGCTGAGGGACAACAAAATCACCACCTTCCACGAGGAGTTGCTACCGTGGAAGCACCTGGTAGAGTTCGACCTGACGGAAAACCCTCTCGTGTGCGATTGCAACGTGCTGTGGTTGAGGAATCTCCTCCAACGGCAGAGTCCAGACGCACAAGAGAACGCTCAGGTCGTGTGTAGTGGCCCCGATCGATTGCATGGCGAGTTGCTGCGTGAGTTGACGCCTGATCTGCTCGGATGTCAACATCTGCAGTCGAAGGAACGCGCCATCTTCGGAGCGATCATTGTCGCATCGGCTGCAAGCGTCACTACGTTAGTGCTGATCGTGTACCGACTGCGTCATCGCATCCTGGACTTACTCCGACGAATGGGTTGGGGTGGTAGCAACAAACGCGCCACATTGCACGAGGAAAAGGACGTCGAGGTACAGAAGTCACTCGGGGAGGTCGAGTACCATCAGCCACACTGCAATATCTACACGTACAACTACCACCCGGCGTACAGGAACTATCAGCATCCATTCGGTGGTCAGTACACGCTACCGTATCCGCACTATCAGTCGCACGGAACCGCATCTGGTTCCGGTAGTGGACATGCTGGGTCGGCGACtcttcaacagcagcagcaacagcagcagtcgcaacagcatcatcttcaccaacagcaacaacagtcGGTGAACTCCATCGTGGCCGTATCGGGTGTGTACGGAGGACAACAGTtgtctcatcatcatccacaccAGCAACCACCGTTGCCACAAACACCCAAGGGTACGCTGAGCACTTCGTCATCTACAACGTCCTCTTCGACGTCTTCATCGGCGCTTTCGTCCAGCGGTTCGACCGTATCCGGTGCGTCAGCACTGACCCAATCTTCGACGATCTACTCGCCCCAGTACGCCCATCACATATACGAAGTGCCCAAGAACGTGTCCGACACCTAA